A part of Streptomyces sp. NBC_01451 genomic DNA contains:
- a CDS encoding MBL fold metallo-hydrolase: MKLTVVGCSGSFPSAESACSSYLVEADGFRLLLDMGNGALGELQRHCGLYDLDAIFLSHLHADHCIDMCAYFVARYYRHDGGRCDPIPVYGPEGTEHRLTTAYADTPTASSMSEVFDFHTVKPSTFDIGPFTVHTERVRHPVEAYGIRIEHAGKSLTYSGDTGVSDTLEQLARNTDLFLCEAAFTHGKENIPDLHLNGREAGLTAKRAGARKLVLTHIPPWTDPQVNLLDAREVFRGPVELAAPRASYEI, from the coding sequence ATGAAGCTCACCGTCGTCGGCTGCTCGGGGTCGTTCCCGTCCGCGGAATCGGCCTGTTCGAGCTACCTCGTAGAGGCCGACGGCTTCCGGCTGCTCCTCGACATGGGCAACGGTGCCCTTGGCGAGTTGCAGCGCCACTGCGGTCTCTACGACCTCGATGCGATCTTCCTCAGTCATCTGCACGCCGACCACTGCATCGACATGTGCGCGTACTTCGTCGCACGGTACTACCGCCACGACGGCGGGCGCTGCGACCCGATCCCGGTCTACGGCCCGGAGGGCACCGAACACCGACTCACCACCGCCTACGCCGACACCCCCACCGCCTCCTCCATGAGCGAGGTCTTCGACTTCCACACGGTCAAGCCGAGCACCTTCGACATCGGCCCGTTCACCGTCCACACCGAGCGGGTCCGCCACCCGGTGGAGGCGTACGGCATCCGCATCGAGCACGCGGGGAAGTCACTGACGTACTCGGGGGACACCGGCGTGAGCGACACGCTGGAGCAACTCGCCCGGAACACCGACCTGTTCCTCTGCGAGGCCGCGTTCACGCACGGCAAGGAGAACATCCCGGACCTGCACCTCAACGGCCGCGAGGCAGGCCTGACGGCGAAACGCGCGGGCGCGCGCAAGCTCGTCCTGACCCACATCCCCCCGTGGACCGACCCGCAGGTGAACCTGCTCGACGCCCGCGAGGTGTTCAGGGGGCCGGTGGAACTGGCGGCGCCGCGGGCGTCGTACGAGATCTGA
- a CDS encoding PTS transporter subunit EIIC, whose amino-acid sequence MSTATTAAVPAKKRGSGLFQGLQKVGRSLQLPIAVLPAAGLLLRLGQADSQERFHIPADVAKVFAGAGGALLDSSFGLPLLFCIGVAIGFAKKADGSTALAAVVGFLTYYAVIHQYPIKDGHEGATYTGTGLGGGFWQKGNEAAQTATFQNPGVLGGIILGLLTAVLWQRYHRKQLVDWLGFFNGRRLVPIITAALGTTLGVLVVLGWQPIGDVITDFGEWMTGLGSFGAALFGLINRALIPIGMHQFVNSVAWFQIGDFTNSAGTVFHGDLPRFFGGDPSAGMFMTGFFPIMMFGLPAAALAIAHSARPERRKAVLGMMMSMALTSFVTGVTEPIEFTFMFIAPVLYAIHAVLTAISMAVTWALGMHMGFSFSAGFIDVFINWGISTKPWLLIPVGLVFGAIYYVVFRFAITRWNLPTPGREPDEEVEDLTKA is encoded by the coding sequence ATGAGCACCGCCACCACCGCGGCGGTCCCCGCGAAGAAGAGGGGATCCGGCCTGTTCCAGGGCCTGCAGAAGGTCGGCCGCAGCCTGCAGCTCCCGATCGCCGTACTTCCGGCGGCGGGACTTCTGCTCCGGCTCGGCCAAGCGGACTCCCAGGAGAGGTTCCACATCCCCGCCGATGTGGCGAAGGTGTTCGCCGGAGCCGGCGGCGCCCTGCTCGACAGCTCCTTCGGCCTGCCCCTGCTGTTCTGCATAGGCGTGGCCATCGGCTTCGCGAAGAAGGCCGACGGCTCGACGGCGCTGGCCGCCGTGGTCGGATTCCTGACCTACTACGCGGTCATCCACCAGTACCCGATCAAGGACGGCCACGAGGGCGCCACCTACACGGGGACCGGGCTCGGCGGCGGCTTCTGGCAGAAGGGCAACGAGGCCGCCCAGACCGCGACCTTCCAGAACCCGGGCGTGCTCGGCGGCATCATCCTCGGCCTCCTGACGGCGGTGCTCTGGCAGCGCTACCACCGCAAGCAGCTCGTCGACTGGCTCGGCTTCTTCAACGGCCGTCGACTTGTGCCGATCATCACGGCCGCCCTCGGTACCACCCTCGGTGTCCTGGTCGTCCTGGGCTGGCAGCCCATCGGCGACGTGATCACCGACTTCGGCGAGTGGATGACCGGTCTGGGTTCCTTCGGTGCCGCTCTCTTCGGTCTCATCAACCGTGCCCTGATCCCGATCGGCATGCACCAGTTCGTCAACTCGGTGGCCTGGTTCCAGATCGGCGACTTCACCAACTCCGCCGGCACCGTCTTCCACGGCGACCTGCCGCGCTTCTTCGGCGGCGACCCGTCCGCCGGAATGTTCATGACCGGCTTCTTCCCGATCATGATGTTCGGCCTGCCGGCCGCCGCCCTCGCGATCGCGCACTCCGCCCGCCCCGAGCGTCGCAAGGCCGTGCTGGGCATGATGATGTCGATGGCGCTGACCTCGTTCGTCACGGGTGTCACCGAGCCCATCGAGTTCACGTTCATGTTCATCGCCCCGGTGCTGTACGCCATCCACGCGGTCCTCACCGCGATCTCGATGGCCGTGACCTGGGCCCTGGGCATGCACATGGGCTTCAGCTTCTCGGCCGGCTTCATCGACGTCTTCATCAACTGGGGCATCTCCACCAAGCCCTGGCTGCTGATCCCCGTCGGCCTCGTCTTCGGCGCGATCTACTACGTCGTCTTCCGCTTCGCGATCACCAGGTGGAACCTCCCCACCCCCGGCCGCGAGCCCGACGAGGAGGTCGAGGACCTCACCAAGGCGTGA
- a CDS encoding glucose PTS transporter subunit EIIB, with translation MSTKAEKIVAGLGGLDNIEEVEGCITRLRCEVIDPSLVDDAALKAAGAHGVVKMGTAIQVVVGTDADPIAADIEDMM, from the coding sequence ATGTCCACCAAGGCAGAGAAGATCGTCGCGGGCCTCGGCGGCCTCGACAACATCGAAGAGGTCGAGGGCTGCATCACGCGGCTGCGCTGCGAGGTCATCGACCCCTCGCTGGTCGACGACGCCGCCCTGAAGGCCGCAGGCGCCCACGGCGTCGTCAAGATGGGCACCGCGATCCAGGTCGTCGTCGGAACGGACGCCGACCCGATCGCGGCGGACATCGAGGACATGATGTAG
- the rph gene encoding ribonuclease PH, with translation MSRIDGRTPEQLRPVTLERGWSKHAEGSVLVSFGDTKVFCTASVTEGVPRWRKGSGEGWVTAEYSMLPRATNSRGDRESVRGKIGGRTHEISRLIGRSLRAVIDYKALGENTIVLDCDVLQADGGTRTAAITGAYVALADAITWAQGKKLIRANRQPLTGTVSAVSVGIVGGVPLLDLCYEEDVRAETDMNVVCTGDGRFVEVQGTAEAEPFTRDELNSLLDLAVAGCVDLTALQRKALDATLER, from the coding sequence ATGTCACGTATCGACGGCCGCACCCCCGAACAACTCCGCCCCGTCACCCTCGAACGCGGGTGGAGCAAGCACGCCGAGGGCTCCGTCCTCGTCTCCTTCGGCGACACGAAGGTCTTCTGCACCGCCTCGGTCACCGAGGGCGTCCCGCGCTGGCGCAAGGGCAGCGGCGAGGGCTGGGTCACCGCCGAATACTCGATGCTCCCGCGCGCCACCAACAGCCGCGGCGACCGCGAGTCGGTCCGCGGCAAGATCGGCGGGCGCACCCACGAGATCAGCCGCCTCATCGGCCGCTCCCTGCGCGCGGTCATCGACTACAAGGCGCTCGGCGAGAACACGATCGTCCTCGACTGCGACGTCCTCCAGGCCGACGGCGGCACCCGCACGGCAGCCATCACCGGCGCGTACGTCGCCCTCGCCGACGCCATCACCTGGGCCCAGGGCAAGAAGCTGATCCGGGCCAACCGCCAGCCCCTCACGGGCACGGTGAGCGCGGTGTCGGTCGGCATCGTCGGCGGAGTGCCGCTGCTCGACCTCTGCTACGAGGAGGACGTGCGCGCGGAGACGGACATGAACGTCGTCTGCACCGGCGACGGCCGCTTCGTCGAGGTCCAGGGCACCGCCGAAGCCGAGCCTTTCACCCGCGACGAACTGAACTCCCTCCTCGACCTCGCGGTCGCCGGCTGCGTGGACCTGACGGCCCTCCAGCGCAAGGCGCTGGACGCCACCCTGGAAAGGTAA
- the rdgB gene encoding RdgB/HAM1 family non-canonical purine NTP pyrophosphatase: MTRLILATRNAGKITELRQILADAALPMDLVGADAYPEIPDVKETGITFAENALLKAHALAQATGLPAVADDSGLCVDVLNGAPGIFSARWSGRHGDDRANLDLLLAQLSDIADEHRGAHFACAAALALPDGTERVVEGRLRGVLRHAPEGSGGFGYDPILQPEGDTRTCAQLTADEKNAISHRGQAFRGLVPVVRELLG, encoded by the coding sequence ATGACACGCCTGATCCTCGCCACCCGCAACGCCGGAAAGATCACCGAGCTGAGGCAGATCCTCGCCGACGCGGCCCTCCCCATGGACCTGGTCGGCGCGGACGCCTACCCGGAGATCCCCGACGTGAAAGAAACGGGCATCACGTTCGCGGAGAACGCCCTCCTCAAGGCCCACGCCCTGGCCCAGGCGACAGGCCTCCCGGCGGTGGCCGACGACTCGGGCCTGTGCGTGGACGTACTGAACGGCGCCCCGGGCATCTTCTCCGCCCGTTGGTCGGGCCGGCACGGCGACGACCGGGCCAACCTGGACCTGCTCCTGGCCCAGTTGTCGGACATCGCGGACGAACACCGCGGCGCCCACTTCGCCTGCGCGGCGGCCCTGGCGCTTCCGGACGGCACGGAACGGGTGGTCGAGGGACGGCTACGGGGCGTACTGCGGCACGCACCGGAGGGCTCGGGCGGCTTCGGCTACGACCCGATCCTCCAGCCGGAGGGCGACACACGAACGTGCGCACAGCTGACGGCGGACGAGAAGAACGCGATCAGCCATCGGGGGCAGGCGTTCCGGGGGTTGGTGCCGGTGGTGCGGGAGTTGCTGGGCTGA
- a CDS encoding HNH endonuclease: MQTARVPAMPPTDPYGKKRLAPTIPEDKLRDLVPRSASHADVMRGLGLDVNDVNHRRVRRAAARLGLDTSHFKRRVWSRADTPAPAPTAPRVLILLPAHAGRTNRTQLHRALNEVGVPYACESCGNTGERPGRPITLQIDHINGDRRDNRLENLRYPCPNCHALTETWCRKKGRMPLAG, from the coding sequence ATGCAGACAGCACGTGTACCGGCGATGCCACCTACAGACCCATACGGCAAGAAGCGACTCGCGCCGACCATCCCCGAAGACAAGCTTCGCGACCTTGTTCCACGCTCCGCGAGCCATGCCGACGTGATGCGCGGCCTCGGCTTGGACGTCAATGACGTCAACCACAGGCGTGTTCGTCGAGCGGCAGCCCGCCTCGGCCTCGACACAAGCCACTTCAAGCGCCGAGTCTGGAGCCGAGCCGATACCCCTGCGCCCGCACCCACTGCTCCCCGGGTGCTGATCCTTCTACCCGCCCACGCAGGCCGGACCAACAGGACTCAACTCCACCGGGCTTTGAACGAGGTCGGAGTGCCTTACGCGTGCGAGAGCTGCGGCAACACCGGTGAACGGCCGGGCCGCCCCATCACCCTGCAGATCGACCACATCAACGGAGACCGGCGCGACAACCGCCTGGAAAATCTGCGATACCCCTGCCCCAATTGCCATGCACTGACGGAGACCTGGTGCCGCAAAAAGGGGAGGATGCCTCTCGCGGGGTGA
- a CDS encoding ATP-binding protein gives MASSRAGNLPATFTSFVGRQPEIARIGSLLQTVRLLTLAGPGGVGKTRLALEAAGGAVKAFSDGVWLVELAPVREPAAVAGAVATALGVPDRGARPAVERLAGFLAQRRALIVLDNCEHLAHACAELTKALLSAAPELHVLATSRHALDIMGEHVLTVPPLSPQEAVSLLQDRAIAVRPGFQVSEVNRERVSRLCADLDGLPLAIELAASRLRALTVDQLADRLGDRFALLTSQCPTALPHQRTLRGTIDWSYELCTPAERLLWNRLCVFAGSFALDAVEGVCAGDGIAEGEVLDLLDRLVVQSVVLTTETEGLPRYRLLETIRQYGRERLMESGEVETVLLRHRDFFRALAQRGYDDWYGPDQVRELARLRADHPDLLAALDHDGDPRARLVLVTALTFHWCVGGFLTEGRRQIDRALVAAPEPTPERGRALWVAAWVGLIQGDLAAADRRLDEAEALGEQLGDLALGAHVSGFRGMAAHCRGQTEKSISWYEEALAAVTALGDERETTSWLLSLAAAQAYAGDPRAAETGRQVISAFEASGERWGRSQVLMALGHDAWARGDREAAKALVRSALENMRGFNDYAMVAWMIELLAWATASGRDHGRAARLLGVSRALCRVVGTSISAFGPQVAEWHRCCEGAVVDALGLAGYAQALAEGGLYDSPGRAIDYALIPAAERPSPATPADALTRRERQVAALVAEGLSNRQISSALGMSPRTADRHVQNILGKLGFGSRARIASWWSASQVPGDLTELKGLKGLTGL, from the coding sequence GTGGCGTCCTCACGGGCGGGGAACCTGCCTGCGACGTTCACCAGTTTCGTCGGTCGGCAGCCCGAGATCGCCAGGATCGGCAGCTTGTTGCAGACGGTGCGGCTGCTGACGCTCGCCGGGCCCGGCGGGGTGGGCAAGACGCGGCTGGCTCTGGAAGCGGCCGGCGGGGCGGTGAAGGCCTTTTCCGACGGGGTGTGGCTGGTGGAGCTTGCCCCGGTGCGCGAACCGGCGGCGGTGGCGGGGGCGGTCGCGACCGCGCTGGGGGTGCCGGACAGGGGTGCCCGGCCTGCCGTGGAGCGGCTCGCAGGCTTTCTGGCCCAGCGGCGGGCGCTGATCGTGCTGGACAACTGCGAGCACCTGGCCCACGCCTGCGCCGAGTTGACGAAGGCGCTGCTGTCGGCCGCCCCCGAACTGCATGTCCTGGCGACGAGCCGTCACGCGCTGGACATCATGGGTGAGCATGTCCTCACGGTTCCTCCGCTCTCTCCGCAAGAGGCGGTGAGCCTGTTGCAGGACCGGGCCATCGCGGTCCGGCCCGGCTTCCAGGTCAGCGAGGTGAACCGGGAGCGGGTCAGCCGGCTGTGCGCCGATCTGGACGGGCTGCCGCTGGCGATCGAGCTCGCCGCGTCCCGGTTGCGTGCCCTCACCGTCGATCAGTTGGCGGACCGGCTGGGGGACCGGTTCGCGTTGCTCACCAGCCAGTGTCCGACCGCGTTGCCGCACCAGCGCACACTGCGCGGGACGATCGACTGGAGCTATGAGCTGTGCACCCCGGCCGAGCGGCTGCTGTGGAACAGGCTGTGCGTCTTCGCCGGAAGCTTCGCACTGGACGCCGTCGAGGGTGTCTGCGCGGGGGACGGGATCGCCGAGGGCGAGGTGCTGGATCTGCTGGATCGGCTGGTCGTCCAGTCCGTCGTCCTGACCACGGAGACCGAGGGCCTGCCGCGCTACCGGCTCCTGGAGACCATCCGGCAGTACGGACGGGAACGGCTGATGGAGTCCGGCGAGGTGGAAACGGTGCTGCTGCGGCACCGTGACTTCTTCCGCGCCCTCGCCCAGCGTGGCTACGACGACTGGTACGGCCCCGACCAGGTGCGGGAACTGGCCCGGCTGCGCGCGGACCACCCCGATCTGCTGGCGGCCCTGGACCACGACGGCGACCCCCGGGCCAGGCTCGTGCTGGTCACGGCGCTGACTTTTCACTGGTGCGTCGGCGGATTCCTCACGGAGGGGCGTCGCCAGATCGACCGGGCGCTGGTGGCGGCGCCCGAGCCCACCCCGGAGCGGGGCCGGGCGCTGTGGGTCGCCGCCTGGGTGGGGCTGATACAGGGTGATCTGGCGGCGGCCGACCGGCGGCTGGATGAGGCCGAGGCTCTGGGCGAGCAGTTGGGCGACTTGGCGCTGGGCGCCCATGTGAGTGGCTTCCGGGGTATGGCTGCGCACTGTCGGGGGCAGACGGAGAAGAGCATCTCGTGGTACGAGGAGGCGTTGGCCGCGGTAACGGCGCTGGGTGATGAGCGGGAGACGACCTCCTGGCTGCTCTCGCTGGCTGCTGCGCAGGCTTATGCGGGGGACCCTCGCGCGGCGGAGACCGGCAGGCAGGTGATCTCCGCGTTCGAGGCGAGCGGGGAGCGGTGGGGCCGCTCGCAGGTGCTGATGGCGCTCGGTCACGATGCCTGGGCCCGCGGTGACCGGGAGGCGGCCAAGGCGCTGGTCCGGTCGGCGCTGGAGAACATGCGCGGTTTCAACGACTACGCGATGGTCGCATGGATGATCGAGCTCCTCGCCTGGGCGACCGCTTCCGGTCGTGACCACGGCCGGGCGGCCCGGCTGCTGGGTGTGTCGCGTGCCCTGTGTCGGGTTGTCGGTACCAGCATCTCCGCGTTCGGCCCACAGGTGGCGGAATGGCACAGGTGTTGCGAGGGAGCGGTGGTGGACGCCCTGGGCCTGGCTGGGTATGCGCAGGCGCTCGCGGAGGGCGGCCTGTACGACAGTCCCGGCCGGGCCATTGACTACGCTTTGATCCCCGCCGCGGAGCGGCCGTCGCCTGCCACCCCTGCGGACGCGCTGACCCGCCGGGAGCGGCAGGTGGCCGCGCTGGTCGCCGAGGGCTTGAGCAATCGGCAGATCTCCTCGGCGCTCGGGATGTCGCCGCGCACCGCCGACCGTCATGTTCAGAACATCCTGGGCAAGCTCGGTTTCGGCTCTCGTGCCCGGATCGCGTCCTGGTGGTCAGCGAGCCAGGTACCCGGCGACCTGACCGAATTGAAGGGCCTGAAGGGCCTGACGGGGCTGTAG